The Hydrogenobacter thermophilus TK-6 genome window below encodes:
- the dnaK gene encoding molecular chaperone DnaK has protein sequence MAEKILGIDLGTTNSVVAVMMGDEPVVIANQEGSRLTPSVVSWTKEKDVLVGEPAKRRAILDPENTIYESKRFIGRKFDEVREEAKRVSYKVVADDKGDASFDVPNAGRLIRPEEVGAHVLKKLKEAAEAYLGEKITKAVITVPAYFNERQRQATKDAGKIAGLEVLRILNEPTAAALAYGLDKKENVKILVYDFGGGTFDVSILEGGEGVIEVKATAGDTHLGGANIDERIMEWLIEEFKKDTGIDLRKDRTALQRLKEASEQAKKELSFKLETEINLPFITIDPSTNQPTHLQKTLTRARLEEMIKDLVNRTMEIVRRALEDAKLRPQDIDDVVLVGGSTRIPLVQQKIREFFGKEPHKGVNPDEVVAVGAAIQAGVLSGEVKEILLVDVTPLSLGVETYGGVMTVLIPRNTPIPYRKCETFTTAADYQTEVEIHVLQGERPLAKDNKSLGKFYLTGIPPAPRGVPKIEVCFDIDVDGILHVTARDLGTGKEQSIRVQASSGLTQEEIDRMIKEAQLHEEEDKKKKELVEAKNQLDQYIYNLEKVLKENRDKLPADLLSEVENTIEEAKKVISTAQDAQEVRKAIEKVLEASSKIGSKIYESAGKKDSAEGGDVIEGKPL, from the coding sequence ATGGCTGAGAAGATACTTGGTATTGACTTGGGAACTACCAATTCTGTGGTGGCGGTTATGATGGGAGATGAGCCTGTGGTTATAGCAAATCAGGAGGGGTCAAGATTAACTCCTTCTGTAGTTTCATGGACAAAAGAGAAGGATGTGCTGGTAGGTGAGCCTGCCAAAAGGCGTGCCATACTTGACCCAGAAAATACCATATACGAATCCAAAAGATTCATAGGTAGGAAGTTTGATGAGGTAAGGGAAGAGGCCAAAAGGGTGTCCTACAAGGTGGTGGCAGATGACAAGGGAGATGCAAGCTTTGATGTTCCAAATGCTGGCAGGCTTATAAGACCCGAAGAGGTGGGTGCTCATGTACTCAAAAAGCTAAAGGAAGCAGCCGAGGCATACTTGGGTGAGAAGATCACAAAAGCGGTCATCACAGTGCCTGCCTACTTTAACGAAAGGCAAAGACAAGCTACAAAGGACGCCGGAAAAATAGCCGGACTTGAAGTGCTAAGGATTTTAAACGAGCCTACTGCTGCTGCGCTTGCCTATGGACTTGACAAGAAGGAAAATGTCAAAATACTGGTTTACGACTTTGGCGGTGGGACTTTTGATGTTTCTATACTGGAGGGTGGAGAGGGTGTTATTGAAGTCAAAGCTACCGCAGGAGATACTCACTTGGGTGGTGCTAACATAGACGAGCGCATAATGGAGTGGCTCATAGAGGAGTTTAAGAAGGATACGGGTATAGACCTCAGAAAAGACAGAACGGCTTTGCAGAGACTCAAGGAAGCTTCTGAACAGGCAAAGAAGGAGCTATCCTTTAAGCTGGAAACGGAGATAAACCTACCCTTCATCACCATAGACCCTTCCACCAACCAGCCTACGCACCTTCAAAAAACACTCACAAGAGCAAGACTTGAAGAGATGATAAAGGACCTTGTCAACAGGACCATGGAGATAGTCAGGCGCGCTCTTGAAGATGCCAAGCTAAGACCACAGGACATAGATGACGTGGTGCTGGTGGGTGGGTCTACAAGGATACCGCTGGTTCAGCAAAAGATAAGGGAGTTCTTCGGCAAGGAGCCTCACAAAGGTGTAAATCCTGACGAAGTTGTGGCTGTTGGTGCTGCAATACAGGCTGGCGTTCTCTCGGGAGAGGTTAAAGAGATACTTCTTGTGGATGTAACACCACTATCGCTGGGAGTGGAAACCTACGGCGGTGTGATGACAGTGCTAATTCCCAGAAACACACCCATACCTTACAGGAAGTGCGAGACCTTCACTACAGCTGCTGATTATCAAACAGAGGTAGAGATACATGTCCTTCAGGGTGAAAGACCTCTGGCAAAAGATAACAAATCTCTGGGTAAGTTTTATCTTACTGGTATTCCTCCGGCTCCAAGAGGCGTGCCTAAGATAGAGGTATGCTTTGACATAGATGTGGACGGGATACTTCATGTAACTGCCAGAGATTTAGGTACAGGCAAAGAACAATCCATAAGAGTTCAGGCATCTTCTGGTCTTACGCAGGAGGAGATAGACAGGATGATAAAGGAGGCACAGCTCCACGAGGAAGAGGATAAAAAGAAGAAGGAGCTGGTAGAAGCTAAGAACCAGCTTGATCAATACATATACAATCTTGAAAAGGTGCTAAAGGAAAACAGAGATAAGTTGCCTGCTGACCTTCTGTCAGAAGTTGAAAACACCATAGAGGAAGCCAAAAAGGTTATCAGCACAGCGCAAGATGCCCAAGAGGTAAGAAAAGCTATAGAGAAGGTGCTTGAAGCCTCTTCCAAGATAGGCAGTAAAATATACGAGTCCGCAGGTAAGAAAGATAGTGCTGAAGGTGGTGATGTGATAGAGGGAAAGCCCCTTTAA
- a CDS encoding lipoyl protein ligase domain-containing protein, protein MKIYRLGRVKNLRSITTFHAMARLGYTGLVITEPEDTYISIGYFDRLEDIIDYEKCRKLNIPVIRREVGGGAVLLSEGQVFYQLILPKRLVPFKVEDAYKKFSKAVIETYKKLGIEVFYRPINDLVLKSGKKISGQGAADIGNFFVFVGNVLLRFDTKLMAELFKVQEEKFRDKIYKSLEENISWVERETGRSFSYKEVESILVEEFSKVVDFEGEGEIGEDVFELADKLMKDMTSPEVLFEDTGRKHAFIKLREGVYIRNAVRKAKGGLLKCEVYLVDGKIDRVKIYGDFTLVPKDALGDFESSLKGLGLEEVDKKVREFLEKVDMPGVEAKDLIYLLTGGES, encoded by the coding sequence ATGAAAATATATAGGCTTGGAAGAGTAAAAAATCTCAGGTCCATCACCACCTTTCACGCTATGGCACGTTTGGGATACACCGGGTTGGTAATTACGGAGCCAGAAGATACTTACATTAGTATAGGCTACTTTGATAGGCTGGAGGACATAATAGACTACGAAAAGTGTAGAAAGCTGAACATACCTGTCATAAGGCGAGAAGTTGGAGGAGGGGCGGTTCTTCTGTCGGAGGGGCAAGTTTTCTACCAGCTTATACTGCCAAAGCGCCTGGTACCTTTTAAGGTAGAGGATGCCTATAAGAAGTTTTCCAAGGCTGTCATAGAGACTTATAAAAAACTTGGTATAGAAGTGTTTTACAGACCAATTAACGACCTGGTTTTGAAGAGCGGTAAAAAAATAAGTGGTCAAGGAGCTGCAGATATAGGCAATTTTTTTGTCTTTGTAGGTAATGTGCTTTTAAGGTTTGACACAAAGCTTATGGCTGAACTTTTTAAGGTTCAGGAGGAGAAGTTTAGGGATAAGATTTACAAAAGTCTTGAGGAAAACATAAGCTGGGTGGAGAGAGAAACCGGCAGAAGCTTCTCCTATAAGGAAGTGGAAAGCATACTGGTAGAAGAGTTTTCTAAGGTGGTGGATTTTGAAGGTGAGGGAGAAATAGGGGAGGATGTTTTTGAGCTTGCGGATAAACTCATGAAGGATATGACTTCACCGGAGGTTCTCTTTGAAGATACTGGAAGAAAGCATGCTTTTATAAAACTGCGGGAAGGTGTGTATATACGGAACGCAGTAAGAAAGGCAAAAGGTGGGCTTCTTAAATGCGAGGTTTATCTGGTAGATGGGAAGATAGATAGGGTAAAAATTTACGGGGATTTTACTTTGGTGCCTAAGGATGCTCTTGGAGACTTTGAAAGCTCTCTTAAGGGTCTTGGATTGGAAGAGGTGGATAAGAAGGTTAGGGAGTTTTTGGAAAAGGTGGACATGCCAGGTGTTGAAGCAAAGGACCTCATTTACCTGCTTACAGGAGGGGAGTCTTAA
- a CDS encoding glycosyltransferase family 4 protein, whose translation MKSVIVHDWLISQGGAELVLEEIYKLYPSPIYTLLYDSVNFSESWLKNAEVHTSFIQKLPMSKKYYRYYLPLFPLAIEQFDLSEFDLIISSSHAVAKGVLKHSRQTHICYCHTPMRYAWDLYHQYIKQLNLDKGMKGFIAKLIFHYIRMWDYTSSQRVDHFVANSQSVAERIKKTYGRTAEVIYPPVDTDFFSINEKREDYYITVSRLVPYKRMDIIVGAFSLRKDKKLLVVGDGPDYERLKRMAGKNVEFLGRLSRVHLRSYLEKARAFVYMAEEDFGIAMVEAQACGIPVIAYGKGGASEVVINEKTGILFWKQTPEELLKAIDRFERLEESFMPKSIRANAERFSKEVFRKKFMAFVDSVLS comes from the coding sequence ATGAAAAGTGTTATAGTTCACGATTGGCTGATATCTCAGGGTGGGGCGGAGCTGGTGCTGGAAGAAATATACAAACTTTATCCTTCACCCATATACACGCTTTTATACGACAGTGTGAATTTTTCTGAAAGTTGGCTAAAAAATGCTGAGGTTCATACATCTTTCATACAGAAGCTCCCCATGTCCAAAAAGTATTACAGATACTATTTACCTCTTTTCCCATTGGCTATAGAGCAGTTTGACCTTTCTGAGTTTGATTTGATAATTTCTTCCTCACATGCTGTAGCCAAGGGTGTACTCAAGCACTCACGACAAACGCACATATGCTACTGCCACACGCCCATGAGGTATGCCTGGGACCTTTACCATCAATACATAAAACAGTTAAATCTTGATAAAGGCATGAAAGGATTTATTGCAAAGCTTATATTTCATTACATAAGGATGTGGGATTACACAAGTTCCCAAAGGGTTGACCACTTTGTTGCCAATTCACAATCCGTGGCAGAAAGAATAAAGAAGACCTATGGGAGAACTGCGGAGGTCATATATCCACCTGTAGATACGGACTTTTTCAGCATAAACGAAAAAAGAGAGGACTATTACATTACCGTATCAAGGCTTGTGCCTTACAAGAGGATGGACATTATAGTGGGTGCCTTTTCATTAAGGAAGGATAAGAAACTTTTGGTGGTAGGGGACGGGCCGGATTACGAGAGGCTAAAAAGGATGGCAGGTAAAAATGTGGAATTTCTCGGTCGTTTAAGTCGTGTTCATCTGAGGTCTTACCTTGAAAAAGCAAGGGCATTTGTTTACATGGCGGAGGAGGATTTTGGTATAGCCATGGTGGAGGCTCAAGCTTGCGGAATACCTGTTATAGCTTACGGAAAGGGTGGTGCCAGTGAGGTGGTTATAAACGAAAAAACGGGCATACTTTTTTGGAAGCAAACTCCAGAGGAGCTTCTAAAGGCTATAGACAGGTTTGAAAGGTTGGAAGAGAGCTTTATGCCAAAATCCATAAGAGCTAACGCAGAAAGATTTAGTAAAGAGGTTTTCAGAAAGAAGTTTATGGCTTTTGTTGATAGTGTCCTCTCGTGA
- a CDS encoding glycosyltransferase family 4 protein, which yields MKLFINATHFYNAPSGLGVYTQNIVKALLNKYKNVKVFTGNKDVGAYGYCSIVITPKCINPRRGTSGHILRILWEQSYLWLITLKEKPDILFSTVHEGVALPISGTKQIITIHDLIAIKFPHYFKRLKYYFIHFLPIIIKNSRALICVSESTKRDLFNHYKLKDKSVYVIYPGYDRSIFFPREKKLFKDLGRYFLFVGDMRPHKNLDRLIQAVGELKQYNFKLLIAGKKDKRFYPALSNKVKEYGLEGKVVFLDYVPTEELPYLYSRAEALVFPSLYEGFGLPLIEAMACGCPVITSDIPPLREVCGESAYYVNPYHKDSIAEGIYRLFMDHTLKSKLATMGIERAKMFSWERSADEHVRVFEEITRGHYQQKP from the coding sequence ATGAAACTTTTCATAAATGCAACCCACTTTTACAACGCGCCAAGTGGTTTAGGAGTATACACCCAAAACATAGTCAAAGCTTTGCTAAACAAGTATAAAAATGTAAAAGTTTTTACTGGTAATAAAGATGTTGGAGCGTATGGCTATTGTTCTATTGTAATAACGCCCAAGTGCATAAACCCAAGAAGAGGCACTTCTGGCCATATATTGCGTATCCTTTGGGAGCAAAGTTATCTTTGGTTGATTACGCTTAAAGAAAAGCCGGATATACTCTTTTCAACAGTTCACGAAGGTGTTGCCCTTCCAATAAGCGGAACGAAACAGATAATAACTATACACGACCTTATTGCTATCAAATTTCCTCACTATTTTAAGAGATTGAAGTATTACTTTATTCACTTCCTACCGATAATTATAAAAAACTCTCGTGCTTTAATATGCGTATCAGAAAGCACAAAAAGGGACCTTTTTAATCACTATAAGCTGAAAGATAAATCCGTTTATGTAATATACCCAGGTTATGATAGAAGTATTTTCTTTCCAAGAGAAAAAAAGCTCTTCAAAGACTTGGGGAGATATTTTCTATTTGTGGGAGATATGAGACCTCACAAAAATCTTGATAGGCTAATTCAAGCAGTGGGTGAGTTAAAGCAATACAATTTCAAACTTTTAATAGCAGGGAAAAAGGACAAGCGTTTCTACCCGGCTCTCTCTAATAAGGTGAAAGAGTATGGTCTGGAAGGTAAAGTGGTATTTTTGGATTATGTACCTACAGAAGAGCTTCCATACCTTTACTCACGTGCCGAGGCGCTTGTGTTTCCATCCCTTTACGAAGGTTTTGGTCTTCCGTTAATTGAAGCTATGGCTTGTGGTTGTCCTGTTATAACCTCTGACATTCCTCCCTTGAGGGAAGTATGCGGCGAAAGTGCATATTATGTAAATCCTTACCATAAGGATAGCATAGCAGAAGGTATTTATCGTTTGTTTATGGACCACACACTCAAAAGCAAACTCGCTACTATGGGCATTGAGCGGGCAAAGATGTTTTCTTGGGAAAGGTCGGCGGATGAGCATGTAAGGGTCTTTGAAGAGATCACGAGAGGACACTATCAACAAAAGCCATAA
- the gspG gene encoding type II secretion system major pseudopilin GspG, which translates to MKRGFTLIEILIVVIIIGLLAALVAPRLVGKLTESKEKIARQQIAMLSTAVELFRADVGRYPTTQEGLEALIKKPEGVPENLWKGPYIKGNKLPLDPWGNPYHYFGPDDPKTKEKGVDFIIMSYGSDGKEGGEGEAKDISNAD; encoded by the coding sequence ATGAAAAGGGGTTTTACGCTTATTGAGATCCTAATAGTGGTTATTATCATAGGACTTCTTGCTGCACTGGTAGCCCCCAGACTTGTTGGTAAGTTGACAGAATCTAAGGAGAAAATAGCAAGGCAGCAGATAGCCATGCTTTCCACAGCTGTTGAGCTGTTCAGAGCAGATGTAGGTAGGTATCCCACAACACAGGAAGGCTTAGAGGCTTTAATAAAAAAACCTGAGGGAGTTCCTGAGAATCTCTGGAAGGGTCCTTACATTAAAGGCAACAAACTTCCTCTTGACCCCTGGGGAAATCCCTATCACTACTTTGGTCCTGACGATCCAAAAACCAAAGAGAAGGGTGTGGACTTTATCATAATGTCTTACGGTTCTGACGGTAAAGAAGGTGGGGAAGGTGAGGCTAAGGACATATCCAACGCAGATTGA
- the cysS gene encoding cysteine--tRNA ligase, with translation MSLKIYNTLSGKVEEFVPLNPPKVYIYTCGVTVYDDSHVGHGRSLIVFDVFRRYLEHLGYKVKFVRNFTDVDDKIINRAKEENTDFMTIANRYIASYYIDMESIKVKPADVEPRVTEHLQEIIDVIKGLVEKGYAYESGGDVYFSVKAFPEYGKLSKRSTEELEVGARVEPSEKKRDPLDFALWKSAKAGEPAWESPWGLGRPGWHTECVAMVFKHLGKTIDIHGGGLDLVFPHHENEIAQAEALTGKPFARYWMHNGLVTVGGQKMSKSLGNYVTLREVYRRYHPDVLRLLVLFTHYRSPLDFSWEKMEEAKRAYERIRHAIEDLDMLKNLQVVEENKISQLYEKVKEAEEAFFEDLSEDFNTPSALSHIFALVGELGKVKSRAISERRISRQDLSAYEFAVSSILRHMRGIFGLFEDIYPEKPVREVVRRELEAGQVLDERLIDILVDVRNQARAEKVFKIADYIRDRLKEVGIVLEDTPAGTKWRKL, from the coding sequence ATGAGCCTGAAAATATACAACACTCTTAGCGGAAAGGTGGAGGAGTTTGTTCCCCTCAACCCTCCAAAGGTATATATATATACATGCGGTGTCACAGTATACGATGACTCGCACGTAGGTCACGGTAGAAGTCTTATAGTGTTTGATGTTTTCAGAAGATACTTGGAGCATCTGGGCTACAAGGTTAAGTTTGTCAGAAACTTCACCGATGTGGATGACAAGATCATAAACAGAGCCAAAGAAGAAAACACCGACTTTATGACCATAGCCAACAGATACATAGCTAGCTACTACATAGATATGGAGAGCATAAAAGTTAAACCTGCAGATGTAGAGCCAAGGGTTACAGAGCATCTGCAGGAGATCATTGATGTAATAAAGGGTCTTGTGGAGAAAGGATACGCTTACGAGTCGGGGGGAGATGTTTACTTTTCTGTAAAAGCTTTCCCCGAGTACGGCAAGCTCTCCAAGAGAAGCACAGAGGAGCTGGAGGTGGGGGCAAGGGTAGAACCTTCCGAAAAGAAAAGAGACCCTCTGGACTTTGCTCTGTGGAAGTCTGCAAAGGCGGGAGAACCTGCGTGGGAAAGCCCATGGGGGCTTGGAAGACCGGGATGGCACACCGAGTGTGTTGCTATGGTCTTCAAACATCTGGGGAAAACCATAGATATACACGGTGGTGGACTGGACCTTGTCTTTCCCCATCACGAGAACGAAATAGCTCAGGCGGAAGCGCTCACGGGAAAACCCTTTGCCAGATACTGGATGCACAATGGGCTTGTCACAGTGGGTGGACAGAAAATGTCCAAATCCCTTGGAAACTATGTGACCTTGAGAGAAGTCTACAGAAGATATCACCCGGATGTTTTAAGACTTCTGGTGCTTTTCACCCACTACAGGAGCCCCCTTGACTTTTCCTGGGAGAAGATGGAAGAGGCAAAAAGAGCCTACGAGAGAATAAGACATGCCATAGAAGACCTTGATATGCTAAAAAATCTTCAGGTAGTTGAAGAAAATAAAATAAGCCAGCTCTATGAAAAGGTAAAAGAGGCGGAGGAGGCCTTTTTTGAGGACCTCAGCGAAGACTTTAACACACCCTCAGCACTCTCCCACATATTCGCTCTTGTGGGGGAGCTTGGCAAGGTCAAAAGCAGAGCTATCTCCGAAAGAAGGATAAGCAGGCAAGATCTTTCCGCTTACGAGTTTGCAGTGTCTTCCATTCTCAGGCACATGAGGGGTATATTTGGACTCTTTGAAGACATATATCCAGAGAAGCCAGTAAGGGAAGTGGTAAGAAGGGAGCTGGAGGCGGGGCAGGTCCTGGACGAAAGACTCATAGATATACTGGTTGATGTAAGAAATCAGGCAAGGGCAGAAAAGGTGTTTAAGATAGCGGACTACATAAGGGACAGGTTGAAAGAGGTGGGAATAGTTTTGGAAGATACCCCGGCGGGAACCAAGTGGAGGAAGCTATGA
- the trpS gene encoding tryptophan--tRNA ligase: MRVISGMRPTGRLHLGHYFGVVKNWISLQEEHETIFFIADWHALTTAYKKTSELQQNIKEVMLDWIALGIDPKKSLLFIQSRVKQHAELFLLFSMITPKSWLEWNPTYKDTKYNLLRIQDLELQFKGGTRDLVREFLAKLPYKVEDFEALEELILDDLSDTFIRAVFEGYMESDVLKELNVSKRDFYDTDTYGFLGYPVLQAVDILIYKASAVPVGEDQLPHIELTREIARRFNHLYGETFPEPQAILTETPKLVGIDGRKMSKSYNNAIYFADTKEEVQQKVMRFFTDPQKLRKGDPGRPEICPVFMYHKLFTYEEKVYEIERDCRSGKLGCVECKRIMFEGLERFLEPIRERRESLRKDIDQLIDIFEEGSKKARQIASKTLEEVREKMNLL, encoded by the coding sequence ATGAGAGTTATCAGCGGTATGAGACCCACAGGCAGGCTACACCTGGGGCATTACTTTGGGGTGGTCAAAAACTGGATAAGTCTTCAGGAAGAGCACGAGACCATATTTTTTATAGCTGACTGGCACGCTCTTACCACAGCTTACAAAAAAACCTCCGAGCTTCAGCAAAACATAAAAGAAGTCATGCTGGACTGGATAGCTTTAGGCATAGACCCAAAAAAGAGTCTCCTCTTCATACAGTCCAGAGTGAAGCAGCACGCGGAGCTTTTTTTACTCTTTAGCATGATAACGCCAAAGAGCTGGCTGGAGTGGAACCCCACTTACAAAGATACCAAGTACAACCTTTTGAGGATTCAGGACCTTGAGCTACAGTTTAAAGGTGGCACAAGGGACCTGGTGAGGGAGTTCTTAGCAAAACTGCCTTACAAGGTGGAGGACTTTGAAGCCCTTGAGGAACTGATTCTTGATGACCTTTCGGACACTTTTATCAGAGCTGTTTTTGAAGGGTACATGGAAAGTGATGTGCTAAAAGAGCTTAATGTCTCCAAGAGGGACTTTTACGATACTGATACTTACGGCTTTCTTGGATATCCTGTGCTTCAGGCGGTGGACATACTCATATACAAAGCCAGCGCGGTGCCGGTGGGAGAAGATCAGCTTCCCCACATAGAGCTAACCAGGGAGATAGCCAGAAGGTTCAACCACCTTTATGGTGAGACTTTCCCAGAGCCTCAGGCAATCCTCACCGAAACACCAAAGCTTGTAGGCATAGATGGAAGAAAGATGAGCAAGTCCTACAACAACGCCATATACTTTGCGGACACAAAAGAGGAAGTTCAGCAGAAAGTCATGAGGTTCTTCACAGACCCCCAAAAGCTCAGAAAGGGAGACCCCGGAAGACCCGAAATATGCCCCGTCTTTATGTACCACAAGCTCTTTACATATGAGGAGAAGGTTTATGAAATAGAAAGGGACTGCAGAAGCGGAAAGCTTGGCTGTGTAGAGTGTAAAAGAATCATGTTTGAGGGACTAGAAAGATTTCTTGAACCCATAAGAGAAAGAAGAGAAAGCCTCAGAAAGGACATAGACCAACTCATAGACATATTTGAGGAAGGCTCAAAAAAGGCAAGGCAGATAGCATCAAAAACCTTAGAAGAGGTGAGGGAGAAGATGAACCTATTATGA
- a CDS encoding PHP domain-containing protein translates to MSWFFVGFTLLYIGFLVLYPFRWAKARKLTPAYSLPDFYVYSYEFHLHTQFSYDSLGKPEDVIASMQAQDIDFVIVTDHDNDTIKNFLSSDRLLAGIERKINGERGEILGDLIEVDGLKVIAHPFKEKYRWKLSRDKNYFVEAIDLKDALLESKFRLFLFLIPALFLYPFLKERALALLRKVIDLENIAERYIKDGWENPVVGGLDHHVKIYIREVGLRFLFPHYRHSFALMRNFLLSDRKVENSKDFIDAVKKNLSVVSFCDKPSFVWVEGKDLYIQTPYENTLVFLQGAQELCFDGSCAFAKLPTGVYVIYSYRYLFKLGRLYLGLSPLFFTAVEVGNGGKTSARGDKTEDTSKGKKQSSCPEGF, encoded by the coding sequence ATGAGCTGGTTTTTTGTAGGCTTTACCTTACTATACATAGGTTTTCTTGTGCTTTATCCCTTCAGGTGGGCAAAAGCTAGAAAGTTAACACCGGCTTACTCCCTGCCAGATTTTTACGTTTACTCTTACGAGTTTCACCTGCATACCCAGTTTTCCTACGACTCTCTTGGCAAGCCTGAAGATGTAATTGCAAGCATGCAGGCCCAGGACATAGACTTTGTCATAGTCACAGACCACGACAACGATACCATAAAGAATTTTTTAAGCAGCGACAGACTGCTGGCAGGTATTGAAAGGAAGATAAACGGTGAAAGAGGAGAGATACTCGGCGACCTTATAGAAGTGGATGGTCTTAAGGTGATAGCCCACCCTTTTAAAGAAAAGTACAGGTGGAAGCTAAGCAGAGATAAAAACTACTTTGTGGAAGCGATAGACTTAAAAGATGCCCTTTTGGAGAGCAAGTTCAGGCTCTTTCTGTTTTTGATTCCCGCTTTGTTTCTTTACCCCTTTTTGAAAGAAAGAGCGCTGGCTCTATTGCGGAAGGTTATAGACCTTGAGAACATCGCGGAAAGGTACATAAAAGATGGATGGGAAAATCCAGTAGTAGGTGGGCTTGACCATCATGTTAAAATATACATAAGGGAGGTTGGATTGAGGTTCTTATTTCCACACTACAGGCACTCCTTTGCTTTAATGAGAAACTTCCTGCTCTCAGACAGAAAAGTGGAAAACTCAAAGGACTTTATTGATGCTGTAAAGAAAAACTTGTCAGTGGTGTCTTTCTGCGACAAGCCCTCCTTTGTGTGGGTGGAGGGGAAAGACCTATACATTCAAACACCTTACGAAAACACGCTGGTGTTCCTTCAGGGAGCACAGGAGCTGTGCTTTGATGGTAGCTGTGCTTTTGCAAAGCTTCCCACAGGCGTTTATGTAATTTACAGCTATAGATACCTTTTTAAGCTGGGAAGGCTATATTTAGGACTTAGTCCCCTTTTTTTTACAGCTGTGGAGGTGGGAAATGGTGGAAAGACCTCTGCCAGAGGAGATAAAACAGAAGATACTTCAAAAGGTAAAAAACAAAGCTCTTGCCCAGAAGGCTTTTGA
- a CDS encoding GGDEF domain-containing protein: MTYDQYLALGFGVLFASFALGFKSSIAKKLSAIFSVSFLLQAVVGFFNQKPISILLLFYSYLLISVAFFYGLSITRTVRALANKAYTDQLTKVNNRTFLEDILKKELRHYETLGINYCVVFIDMFNFKKVNDAYGHTVGDRVLAEVGQRLRKSVRSDDFVVRYGGDEFLVVLKDVKEDRINSVIERLRESLNFDAEGIQVRANIGYAIYPKDGKSFEELVKVSIGRMYEDKKAMENE, translated from the coding sequence ATGACATATGACCAGTACTTGGCTCTTGGTTTTGGAGTGCTTTTTGCCTCCTTTGCCCTTGGTTTTAAAAGCTCCATAGCAAAGAAGCTTTCTGCCATTTTCAGCGTATCCTTTTTGCTACAGGCAGTTGTAGGCTTTTTTAATCAAAAACCCATAAGCATCCTCTTGCTCTTTTACAGCTACCTGCTCATCTCTGTAGCCTTCTTTTACGGTCTTTCTATAACCAGAACAGTAAGGGCTCTTGCCAACAAGGCTTATACAGACCAGCTCACCAAGGTAAACAACAGGACCTTCTTAGAAGACATTTTGAAGAAAGAGCTCAGGCATTACGAAACCCTTGGTATAAACTACTGTGTAGTATTTATAGATATGTTCAACTTCAAAAAGGTTAACGACGCTTACGGTCATACGGTGGGAGACCGTGTTTTGGCTGAAGTAGGTCAGAGGCTGAGGAAAAGCGTAAGGTCTGATGACTTTGTGGTAAGGTACGGGGGTGATGAGTTTCTTGTGGTACTCAAGGATGTCAAAGAGGATAGAATAAACTCAGTCATAGAGAGGCTCAGGGAGAGCCTCAACTTTGACGCTGAAGGCATTCAAGTAAGAGCCAACATAGGCTACGCTATCTATCCGAAGGACGGTAAAAGTTTTGAAGAGCTTGTCAAAGTATCTATCGGACGCATGTATGAGGATAAAAAGGCAATGGAAAATGAATAA
- a CDS encoding GGDEF domain-containing protein — MEDYEAFYIVLSFLLITFAFFIRSIISLVAGFCFISLAMVHNVYVNMLIYTVLSLSILLQGYKIKKLSERKAILKDPLTDAYSRYFFEEFLKEEIKKADRFGKRFAILFIDLNDFKLINDTYGHSIGDHVLKIIASKIKDNLRECDVISRWGGDEFAVILPETSCSEVLEIIYRLYHSISYSIGNHKVTLSIGYACYPEHGRSLDELIQEADKGMYKAKAVYKEMKKSSSKQRYEEKQ, encoded by the coding sequence ATGGAGGATTATGAAGCCTTTTATATTGTGCTAAGTTTTTTGTTGATAACTTTTGCCTTCTTTATCAGATCCATAATAAGTCTTGTTGCAGGTTTCTGCTTTATAAGTCTTGCAATGGTGCATAATGTTTATGTAAACATGTTAATATATACTGTACTTTCTTTATCCATACTGCTACAAGGATACAAGATAAAGAAGTTATCCGAAAGAAAAGCTATCCTAAAAGATCCACTTACAGACGCCTACTCAAGGTATTTCTTTGAAGAATTTCTAAAAGAAGAAATAAAAAAAGCTGACAGATTTGGAAAGAGGTTTGCTATTCTCTTTATTGATCTAAACGATTTTAAATTGATAAATGACACATACGGACACAGTATAGGAGATCATGTATTGAAAATAATAGCTTCAAAAATTAAGGATAACCTGAGAGAGTGTGATGTAATATCACGATGGGGAGGGGATGAGTTTGCTGTAATCCTTCCAGAAACCTCCTGCAGTGAGGTACTTGAGATCATTTACAGACTGTATCACAGCATAAGCTATAGTATAGGTAATCACAAGGTGACATTGAGCATAGGTTATGCATGCTATCCGGAGCACGGACGAAGCTTGGACGAGCTAATACAGGAAGCTGACAAGGGCATGTATAAAGCCAAGGCTGTTTACAAAGAAATGAAAAAAAGCTCATCAAAACAGAGATACGAAGAAAAACAGTGA